GTTCCGAGAAGCGCGTCTCGTATTCCAGCACGCGGGAGAGAAGTTCGTTGATGTACAGACCGCTGTAAAGCGTGATACCGCTTAATGGTAGCGCCAATGAGACAGCTTCGGCACTGCGCAATGTTTTAACTTCACCGCGCCCACTGAAGCGAAGCAAGAGAGGTGTGAAAGGCTGTAATGCACCTTTCAGGGTAGAGCGTTTAGAGCGTGCGCCTTTGGCAACCAGACGCACGCGACCCGATTCCTCCGTGAAGACGTCCAGCATCAGGCTGGTTTCGCTCCACGGGCGACTATGCAATACGAATGCGCGCTGCCAGCCTTCCATCATACTCGTCGCCTTTCAAGTTGCAGGTGCCTTGGCTGCACCCGTTCCCCCTGGTCACTTACTTTAGTAAGCTCCCAGGGATTCACGGTCTTGCCGCCTTCCTGCACCTCGAAAGTCATAGAGTATGCTAATTAAAGATCGTCAACGTAACCGAGACTACGCAGTGCGCGTTCGTCATCAGCCCAGCCGGATTTCACTTTCACCCACAGCTCAAGGTGGACAGGCGCTTCGAACATTTCCTGCATGTCTTTACGCGCTTCAATACCGATGGTTTTGATCTTGGCTCCTTTGTTGCCAATGACCATCTTCTTCTGCCCTTCGCGCTCAACGAGAATCAAACCGTTGATGTCATAACCACCACGTTCATTGGTGACAAAACGTTCGATCTCCACGGTCACGGAGTACGGCAGTTCTGCACCGAGGAAACGCATCAGTTTTTCACGGATGATTTCAGAGGCCATAAACCGCTGTGAGCGATCGGTGATGTAATCTTCCGGGAAGTGATGGGTCGCTTCAGGCAGATGCTTACGCACGATTGCTGCGATAGTGTCGACATTCAGCCCGGTTTCGGCAGAGATCGGCACAATATCGAGGAAGTTCATCTGGCTTGCCAGGAACTGCAGATGCGGCAGCAGATCGGCTTTCTCCTGCACGTTGTCCACTTTATTCACCGCGAGGATCACCGGCGCTTTGCCATCACGCAGCTTGTTGAGCACCATTTCATCGTCCGGCGTCCAACGGGTGCCTTCAACGACAAAAATCACCAGCTCAACGTCGCCAATGGAGCTACTCGCCGCTTTGTTCATCAGGCGGTTAATAGCACGCTTCTCTTCCATATGCAGGCCCGGGGTATCGACGTAGATCGCCTGATACGCGCCTTCAGTATGGATACCCACAATGCGGTGACGAGTTGTCTGCGCTTTGCGGGAAGTGATGGAGATTTTCTGCCCCAACAGTTTGTTCAGCAGTGTGGATTTGCCAACGTTCGGACGTCCGACGATGGCAATAAATCCGCAGTAACTTTTATCGATGCTCATTCCAGCTCCAGTTTTTTCAACGCCTGTTCGGCGGCAGCCTGTTCAGCCTTACGACGGCTTGAACCTGTGCCAACCACCGGTTCGCTCAGGCCGCTAACCTGGCAGTGGATAGTAAATTCCTGATCGTGCGCTTCGCCACGTACCTGAACTACCAGATAAGTTGGCAGAGGTAGATGGCGCCCCTGCAAATATTCCTGCAAGCGCGTTTTCGGATCTTTTTGTTTATCGCCTGGGCTAATTTCGTCCAGGCGGGTTTGATA
The DNA window shown above is from Escherichia sp. E4742 and carries:
- the era gene encoding GTPase Era, whose product is MSIDKSYCGFIAIVGRPNVGKSTLLNKLLGQKISITSRKAQTTRHRIVGIHTEGAYQAIYVDTPGLHMEEKRAINRLMNKAASSSIGDVELVIFVVEGTRWTPDDEMVLNKLRDGKAPVILAVNKVDNVQEKADLLPHLQFLASQMNFLDIVPISAETGLNVDTIAAIVRKHLPEATHHFPEDYITDRSQRFMASEIIREKLMRFLGAELPYSVTVEIERFVTNERGGYDINGLILVEREGQKKMVIGNKGAKIKTIGIEARKDMQEMFEAPVHLELWVKVKSGWADDERALRSLGYVDDL